A DNA window from Desertibacillus haloalkaliphilus contains the following coding sequences:
- the ytvI gene encoding sporulation integral membrane protein YtvI, producing the protein MSTIFSKRVLLITITVILLIIAGYFILPVSLPILLALFTALILSPAVKALHVRTKLKRNIAVMIVFSLFVCFIGLSGYFITTKAVTQAIQLVEHLPTHINDINRAWLNFQRNLEHTYQDLPPELVYEINSQVTSTLNNLREEIGNRNLINDITAFVTRIPGYLVTFIVYLIALFLFLLELPRLKRQLFTFFTEKTADKVNFMASRLSFVTFGFFKAQFLVSIIIFIVTLIGLLIIAPEVALLMAFIIWLIDFIPIIGSIAILAPWAIFQFIAGNVAIGTQLLILAAILLIIRRTVEPKVMGQQIGLSPLATLIAMYIGLMLFGVMGFIIGPLIVIAFTSAREAGIIRLNFKI; encoded by the coding sequence TTGTCGACGATTTTCTCTAAGCGTGTTTTACTAATCACGATTACGGTCATTCTTTTAATTATCGCAGGATACTTTATTTTACCCGTTTCGTTACCAATTCTTTTAGCGCTATTTACAGCCTTAATACTTTCACCCGCGGTAAAAGCCTTGCACGTGCGGACAAAATTAAAACGAAACATCGCTGTCATGATCGTTTTTAGTTTATTTGTCTGCTTTATCGGACTTTCTGGCTACTTTATTACAACGAAGGCGGTTACTCAAGCGATCCAACTGGTGGAGCATTTGCCTACACATATTAATGACATCAATCGTGCTTGGCTTAATTTCCAACGAAATTTAGAACATACATACCAAGACTTACCACCAGAGTTGGTATACGAAATCAATTCTCAAGTAACCTCAACGTTAAATAACCTTCGTGAAGAAATTGGAAACCGAAATTTAATCAACGATATAACCGCATTCGTCACTCGAATACCCGGATATCTCGTTACATTTATTGTTTATTTGATCGCCCTATTTTTATTTTTGCTTGAATTACCACGCCTTAAGCGACAGTTGTTCACTTTCTTTACAGAAAAGACAGCTGATAAAGTTAATTTCATGGCTTCTAGACTTTCATTTGTTACTTTTGGTTTTTTTAAAGCTCAATTTTTGGTGAGTATCATTATATTCATTGTCACGTTAATAGGGCTGCTCATTATAGCTCCTGAAGTTGCTTTATTAATGGCCTTCATCATTTGGCTGATTGATTTCATCCCTATTATCGGTTCGATCGCCATTCTCGCGCCTTGGGCAATCTTCCAGTTCATTGCTGGAAACGTTGCTATAGGAACACAACTGCTGATTTTAGCGGCGATACTTCTAATCATTCGTCGTACAGTAGAACCTAAAGTTATGGGACAACAAATTGGTCTTTCACCTTTAGCGACACTCATTGCTATGTATATCGGTTTGATGCTCTTTGGTGTGATGGGCTTTATCATCGGTCCTCTGATCGTCATTGCTTTTACATCGGCACGTGAGGCGGGGATTATCCGTTTAAACTTTAAAATTTAA
- the ylbD gene encoding YlbD family protein: MSDQRSLHPSVQKFKTFVKDHPLLIKEVRQKRTTWQQLYEEWMLLGDDDPQWEKYKKRHLKQDRSESENVESSDQATENSESITQLMSLLKKVNFNDIQHHLSQFNGLISNVQTIMKQFQGSSSNQQSESQQGQQPFSFRKD, from the coding sequence ATGAGTGATCAACGATCACTTCACCCTTCAGTACAGAAGTTTAAAACGTTTGTAAAAGATCACCCGTTACTAATCAAGGAGGTAAGACAAAAACGAACGACTTGGCAACAATTGTATGAAGAGTGGATGTTATTAGGAGATGATGATCCACAGTGGGAAAAGTACAAAAAACGTCATTTGAAACAAGATCGGTCGGAGTCAGAAAATGTGGAGAGTAGCGATCAAGCAACTGAAAATTCAGAGTCAATCACGCAGCTAATGTCTCTCTTGAAAAAAGTGAATTTTAATGATATACAGCATCACTTGTCTCAATTTAATGGACTTATTTCTAACGTTCAAACCATTATGAAACAATTTCAAGGATCGAGTTCGAATCAACAGTCAGAAAGTCAGCAAGGTCAACAGCCTTTTTCATTTCGGAAGGATTAA
- a CDS encoding YlbE-like family protein, with protein sequence MRRDVQTYLQTRPDLKRYLREQPIWYRRLSRDPRLVKEMEREANYFYGKTIPQRMERFQSNINMVMMLLEFLRSTSEPNHETGSNDLT encoded by the coding sequence GTGCGAAGGGATGTACAAACGTATTTGCAAACACGGCCTGACTTGAAACGATACTTACGTGAGCAACCCATTTGGTATCGTAGGCTAAGCAGAGACCCTCGTTTGGTGAAAGAAATGGAACGAGAGGCCAATTACTTTTATGGAAAAACAATCCCACAACGAATGGAGCGTTTTCAATCGAACATCAATATGGTCATGATGCTTTTAGAGTTCCTTCGGTCAACGAGCGAACCGAATCATGAAACAGGGTCAAATGATTTGACGTAG
- a CDS encoding CAP domain-containing protein, with amino-acid sequence MKRAGCLLSIVTVAVVIFFVDHLLQNPLDQVSDHEGTVMERDEQTDSAGMVNQNSEQESDGLHQVIEKSADWVRDTYGNPDRIDRSAYDYDWWVYHKDDNEYIQIGVEDGGVVTVYAIGDQLPLETFSIGDTYEEISEQLSFEKKVSFKENGNSYMFELTDNELEARPLIEFDSYWVQLYFDTFTKQLSSIRFLDSATLVKQRPYSLTYRGELYEPEPLSEEEWAEVEDGQSRQILDVTNILRQRHGHSPFTWHDDVSEVAYQHSLDMYTNQYFSHTSPMHGELKDRLESSSISFQMAGENIAAKYVDAIEAVEGWLNSEGHRVNLLSDEFTHLGVGVYKKYYTQNFLTPW; translated from the coding sequence ATGAAAAGAGCCGGTTGTTTACTTAGTATTGTCACAGTCGCTGTGGTTATCTTTTTTGTTGATCATTTGCTTCAGAATCCGTTAGATCAGGTATCTGATCATGAAGGCACCGTTATGGAACGAGATGAACAAACTGATTCAGCTGGGATGGTCAATCAAAATAGCGAACAAGAAAGCGACGGTTTACATCAAGTAATCGAGAAAAGTGCAGATTGGGTTCGTGATACGTATGGAAATCCAGACCGTATCGATCGTTCTGCATATGATTATGACTGGTGGGTCTATCACAAAGATGACAACGAATACATACAGATTGGGGTAGAGGACGGGGGCGTTGTTACCGTCTATGCTATCGGAGATCAGTTGCCACTTGAGACTTTTTCGATTGGTGATACGTATGAGGAGATAAGTGAGCAGCTTTCTTTTGAAAAAAAGGTGTCATTCAAAGAAAATGGAAATTCATATATGTTTGAGTTAACTGATAATGAGCTTGAAGCGAGACCGTTAATCGAATTTGATAGTTATTGGGTCCAACTTTATTTTGATACGTTTACGAAGCAGCTGTCGAGTATACGTTTTCTTGACTCTGCCACGCTAGTAAAGCAGCGGCCATACTCACTGACCTATCGCGGGGAGTTATATGAACCTGAACCATTATCTGAGGAGGAGTGGGCAGAGGTTGAAGATGGACAATCCAGACAAATATTAGATGTGACAAACATTCTCCGTCAGCGCCACGGTCATTCCCCATTTACATGGCACGATGACGTTTCTGAAGTTGCGTATCAACACAGTTTAGATATGTATACAAACCAATATTTTTCTCATACATCACCAATGCATGGAGAGTTGAAAGATCGCTTAGAGTCAAGTTCCATTAGCTTCCAAATGGCTGGTGAGAATATTGCGGCAAAATACGTGGATGCAATTGAAGCTGTCGAAGGTTGGTTAAATAGTGAAGGTCACCGTGTTAATCTGTTAAGTGATGAGTTTACCCATTTAGGAGTTGGTGTCTATAAGAAGTATTACACGCAAAATTTTTTGACGCCCTGGTAA
- a CDS encoding TcaA NTF2-like domain-containing protein: MLRIKIIVALFIILVILTACSSNENVELTQVSIEEAGDVVDFVMNYKQEEVIAVNELGFNTIESYLVTNNSFYHSLRRHMSDLQSMGTQMELVDITIEDVFYDEELTEYHIYVNEIVEVEDFQQQPTIKDDHVNYIVTNKDDRLRIVTIRSRM, from the coding sequence ATGTTAAGAATAAAAATTATAGTTGCGTTGTTTATTATATTGGTGATATTGACAGCATGTAGTTCAAATGAAAATGTTGAATTAACACAGGTATCGATCGAAGAGGCCGGGGATGTGGTCGATTTTGTTATGAATTATAAACAAGAAGAAGTCATTGCAGTCAATGAATTGGGATTTAATACGATTGAATCCTATCTTGTCACAAACAATAGCTTCTATCATTCGTTGCGCCGTCATATGAGTGATTTACAGTCGATGGGAACGCAAATGGAACTAGTTGATATAACAATAGAAGATGTGTTTTATGATGAAGAGTTGACGGAGTACCATATTTACGTAAATGAAATCGTAGAAGTTGAAGATTTTCAACAACAGCCAACGATAAAGGATGATCATGTCAATTATATTGTAACTAATAAGGATGATCGATTGCGCATTGTTACCATTCGATCGCGTATGTAA
- a CDS encoding YugN family protein, translating to MKFENIGISDQEMKLSKLQYAAESVGFVLAGQWDYERVSFDYKFEDQVENAVYYLRVQAYAIEGETPKSNAVVKLLDPVLGRHYYPHGVEYDEDFPSKIVSKATKKLETLKEQLEK from the coding sequence ATGAAATTTGAAAATATTGGGATTTCTGATCAAGAAATGAAGCTTTCAAAATTACAATATGCTGCAGAAAGCGTTGGATTTGTCCTTGCTGGTCAATGGGACTATGAGCGGGTATCATTTGATTATAAGTTTGAAGATCAAGTAGAGAACGCAGTTTATTATTTACGAGTTCAAGCCTACGCGATTGAAGGGGAGACACCCAAATCAAATGCCGTTGTAAAATTACTTGATCCTGTATTAGGTAGACATTACTACCCACATGGTGTTGAATATGATGAAGATTTCCCTAGCAAAATCGTTAGTAAAGCAACGAAGAAATTAGAAACGTTGAAAGAACAACTTGAAAAATAA
- a CDS encoding PaaI family thioesterase, translating into MQTEIQNTNITKMVNDYLEEANREEKEVLLSILKGLKQKQEEDHSTYLGALTQIESRSLENGDLEMTLPIQPIIENPLKMVHGGITATLLDTTMGTVINEHLPKTQTVVTSEIKVNYLKPGIGNYLRCVASLVHHGKQLCVTEAKVYTDTDQLVAMGTGTFFIIERP; encoded by the coding sequence ATGCAAACTGAAATCCAAAATACGAATATAACAAAAATGGTTAATGATTATTTAGAAGAAGCAAATCGAGAAGAAAAAGAAGTACTATTATCAATCCTCAAAGGATTAAAACAAAAACAAGAGGAAGACCACTCAACCTATTTAGGGGCGCTCACACAAATTGAATCCCGTTCGTTAGAAAATGGTGACCTTGAAATGACGTTACCGATTCAACCGATTATAGAAAACCCATTAAAGATGGTCCATGGAGGGATCACAGCCACCCTGCTCGACACAACAATGGGAACAGTTATTAATGAACACCTTCCAAAAACACAAACGGTCGTCACGTCAGAAATCAAAGTTAATTACTTAAAGCCTGGAATTGGAAATTATTTACGATGTGTTGCCTCGCTCGTACATCATGGCAAGCAATTATGCGTTACAGAGGCGAAGGTCTATACAGATACTGATCAACTGGTCGCTATGGGGACAGGAACCTTTTTTATTATTGAACGACCATAA